CGAAATTTATGTACAATTTGTATTAATATAGATCTGTGAATATTCACCATCCGCTGGAGTGGTATCCGCGGTTGGCCTCAACGGAAAAGTACTGCCTCTGGCTGCTCGAGTTCACATGCTCGCTCTTCATGCAAGGCCTCTCCGGGTACTGCTTCAAATTGGCCACATCATGTGATGTATGGTGTCGCTTGAGGACGGCATTGACTGTCGACGACTTCTGTTGTCGCTCCCAAAGGAGGTGACGTCGAAGAGACTCAGTCAACTCAGTCGCCAACATATTGCGACGAGTAGTGCGAGGTGACAACGCAGCTTGAGACTGGATTTGGTTGGGACCGGTCATGATGGGCTGAGCACTAGACCTAGGGACTTGATGGATAGGCTTAAGACCGGGTCCACGCATgcccttcatcatcagaggAGCATCGTCAGAGTCATTGGGTGAGGCACCCAGTGACGGGCCGTGGGCCATACGAGATCGTGGAATAGCTGAAGTCGATTGAGAAGCGTGGTTACCAAGAGTGCGTGCGCGATCGTTCTGGGCAAGCATGAGGGTAATGAGCGATCGTCGCGAGGTCAAGTTGGGCTTGGAATCCACTCGCTGGAGGAACTTGTCGTCCATGCTGGATTTGCCGCTCTCTTCCATCGAGTCCTCCCAGTCCGAAgagtcgtcatcgtcatcgatgGCGCTCTCGTCGATGTAGTCGTCGGTGTCTGAGTCAACAGCtgcctcatcatcaattgTTCGTGTCATGACATTGTTGCTGAACGAGGCCTGCTTCTTGCGTGCAGAGAGCAGCGAGCCAGGTCGTGATGAAGCCATGGCGCTCTTGATTGAGCCGTCTTCTTCAGAGGAGCCACCGATCTGGAACACGggcttcttgatgatgggaATGATGGGCTTGCTGTTCCTGAGGCTCTGGTCCTGTTCACTAGACAAACAAGAGCCATCAAGCGCAAAGCGAGCGGGCTTCTTTGGTTGCACCACCTTGGCAGCAGGCGACGACTTGGGCTCAGGAATTGCGTCTGATGATTGAGCAGCACCAGGAATAgtttgaggaggag
This genomic interval from Fusarium oxysporum f. sp. lycopersici 4287 chromosome 3, whole genome shotgun sequence contains the following:
- a CDS encoding hypothetical protein (At least one base has a quality score < 10); translated protein: MASSRPGSLLSARKKQASFSNNVMTRTIDDEAAVDSDTDDYIDESAIDDDDDSSDWEDSMEESGKSSMDDKFLQRVDSKPNLTSRRSLITLMLAQNDRARTLGNHASQSTSAIPRSRMAHGPSLGASPNDSDDAPLMMKGMRGPGLKPIHQVPRSSAQPIMTGPNQIQSQAALSPRTTRRNMLATELTESLRRHLLWERQQKSSTVNAVLKRHHTSHDVANLKQYPERPCMKSEHVNSSSQRQYFSVEANRGYHSSGW